In Verrucomicrobiota bacterium, the DNA window TGGCCGACTGGATGAGGTCGAGCCGGCGCAGCAAGCGGTGCAAACCGGCCACGCCGACGTCGAACACGCGCTCGACGCGGTTGCCCATGATGTCGGCGGTGACGGCGGCCTCCTCGGCGACGGGGATGTCGCTTGTGCCCGCGCACAGCACGGCGATGGCGCCGGGACGCTTTGGCAAAGGCTTCTTCTCGACGGTGACGCAACGCGCGAGCTCATGGTGAACCGCGTGCTTGAACTGCTTGCGGAGCGCCCGGGCGTGCTCGATGCCGATGCGGGTGACGAGGACGTGTTGTTCGCGAGCGGCGAGTTGCGCGGCGATCTTCACGACCTGTTGCGGCGTCTTGCCCGCGCCGAAGATGACCTCGGGAAACCCCTTTCGCAGCGCGCGGTGCGTGTCCACTTGCGCGAAGCCGAGGTCGGCAACGGGCGCTTGCTGGAATGCGCGCAGGACTTCCCCGCGGGTCGCGGTGCCGGCGCGGAAGCGGTCGAGAAGTCGCAGCAGTTCAGCGGGCGTCACGTGGATTCTGAGGTTGGGGTTGAAGCGGCGGGAGCCCGGACGAACGCGCGGAGCAACGGCGCCGGGCTCAATTCACCGGTGCGGGCTCCTTTACGGGGCTCCGGGTCTCGGCGACCTGG includes these proteins:
- the larB gene encoding nickel pincer cofactor biosynthesis protein LarB codes for the protein MTPAELLRLLDRFRAGTATRGEVLRAFQQAPVADLGFAQVDTHRALRKGFPEVIFGAGKTPQQVVKIAAQLAAREQHVLVTRIGIEHARALRKQFKHAVHHELARCVTVEKKPLPKRPGAIAVLCAGTSDIPVAEEAAVTADIMGNRVERVFDVGVAGLHRLLRRLDLIQSANVVIAVAGMEGALPSVVAGLVSRPVIAVPTSVGYGANLGGLTPLLAMLNSCGSGVTVVNIDNGFGAGYAASQMNALAGVGASS